In a single window of the Bacillus mycoides genome:
- a CDS encoding FAD-dependent oxidoreductase yields MESKHVPVLIVGGGLSGLSSALFLAKHNIDYVLIERHPSTAIHPKAGGITFRTMELFRELGLEKGIRLAGKALENCHGRIAVQTIAEVKHEELEQIRAAQYENNENLFRKVEEISPSKQTACYQITLEEMMSQEAQRLGGKLSFYHELVSYEQNGNGVIATIRNRKTKEESMIHCDYVIAADGAKSKIREQLGILTEGRGTIGGYYMNIYFEADLSEFIKGDAFGFTMILHPEVIGALIPVDNESKWIYHVAYDPVKGERPEDFSIERCKQIIQTAIGSTDIKPEIVSVLPWEASESTAVKFQDNRIFLVGDSAHIMPPTGGFGSNTGIQDAHNLAWKLAAVIKGKANPKLLETYHDERYPVAKLTTDHASSILFRAANREEGNLSNMDSLAVTAGYQYCSEAIIDECNTPHRMNIVDLNGRPGTRAPHFWGTYEGKEVSILDLFGSNFVLLTGAEPSTWTEAANVVSSGLGIKIKVYQVGLTGDFIHQGNFFRKLYGIENGGAVVIRPDGFIGWRTENEVVKPGILLEEIMNCLLCN; encoded by the coding sequence ATGGAATCGAAACATGTACCAGTTTTAATTGTTGGAGGGGGATTATCAGGATTATCGTCTGCATTATTTCTTGCGAAACATAACATTGATTATGTACTTATTGAAAGGCATCCGTCTACTGCGATTCATCCGAAAGCGGGTGGAATTACATTTCGCACAATGGAATTATTCCGAGAACTGGGTCTAGAAAAAGGAATTAGATTAGCTGGTAAAGCATTAGAGAATTGTCACGGGAGAATTGCAGTTCAAACAATAGCTGAGGTAAAGCATGAAGAGTTGGAACAAATAAGGGCGGCGCAGTATGAAAATAACGAAAATTTATTTCGTAAAGTGGAAGAGATTAGCCCATCAAAACAAACTGCTTGTTATCAAATTACTTTAGAGGAGATGATGTCACAAGAAGCACAGAGATTAGGCGGGAAGCTATCTTTTTATCATGAACTAGTTTCTTATGAGCAAAATGGAAACGGAGTAATAGCAACGATTCGAAATCGTAAAACGAAAGAAGAGAGCATGATTCATTGTGATTATGTAATTGCAGCAGATGGAGCGAAAAGTAAAATACGTGAACAGTTAGGTATTTTAACCGAGGGCCGTGGTACAATCGGTGGTTATTATATGAACATATATTTTGAAGCGGATTTGAGTGAATTTATTAAAGGAGACGCATTCGGTTTTACTATGATACTTCATCCAGAAGTAATTGGTGCGCTTATTCCAGTCGATAACGAAAGTAAATGGATTTATCATGTAGCTTATGATCCAGTAAAAGGGGAGCGACCAGAGGATTTCTCTATAGAACGCTGTAAACAAATTATTCAAACTGCAATTGGAAGTACGGATATTAAGCCAGAAATAGTAAGTGTTTTGCCGTGGGAAGCGAGTGAAAGTACAGCGGTAAAATTTCAGGACAATCGCATCTTTTTAGTTGGTGACTCGGCGCATATTATGCCGCCAACAGGAGGATTCGGTTCAAATACAGGAATACAAGATGCACATAATTTAGCTTGGAAATTAGCGGCTGTTATAAAAGGGAAAGCAAATCCAAAATTGTTAGAAACCTATCATGACGAGAGATATCCTGTTGCAAAATTAACGACGGACCATGCGAGTAGTATATTATTTCGTGCTGCGAATAGAGAGGAAGGTAATTTGAGTAATATGGATAGTTTAGCTGTCACTGCTGGTTATCAGTATTGCTCAGAAGCAATTATAGACGAATGTAACACACCGCATAGAATGAATATAGTTGATTTGAACGGACGCCCGGGAACGCGTGCGCCACATTTTTGGGGAACTTATGAAGGAAAAGAAGTTTCTATACTTGATCTATTTGGTAGCAACTTTGTGTTACTTACTGGAGCAGAGCCTAGTACTTGGACTGAAGCTGCAAATGTTGTTTCATCTGGATTAGGAATAAAGATAAAAGTGTATCAGGTAGGTTTAACTGGTGATTTTATCCATCAAGGTAACTTTTTTAGAAAACTATACGGGATAGAAAATGGAGGAGCGGTAGTAATAAGACCAGATGGATTTATTGGATGGCGTACGGAAAATGAGGTAGTAAAGCCGGGTATATTACTTGAAGAGATAATGAATTGTTTATTATGTAATTAA
- a CDS encoding YdcF family protein, producing MVIPKYPEVPHLTKKQIEEITEIAFLKESTPQQCDAIFVFRGSHPGNWQAPLHAYQQGLGAQIIVTGGTSLHGMKHPNWNYGDLSESEVIVNKLIEHGVPEDAIIFEKNSLHSIANVIEAKKIFDFTTINSLLFVCKSLGAGRQYRVLKKHLPKHITCIPYTFDTSFDGDFIINRYNWMENEKSRSMIFGEYLRNVCYGRKGGIEPPEKEIEGLEKYVVYYQHLA from the coding sequence ATGGTAATCCCTAAATACCCTGAAGTCCCACATCTTACGAAAAAACAAATTGAAGAAATAACCGAAATCGCTTTCCTAAAAGAATCAACACCACAACAGTGTGATGCAATTTTCGTTTTCCGTGGTTCCCATCCTGGTAATTGGCAAGCTCCTTTACATGCTTATCAACAAGGTTTAGGTGCACAAATTATCGTCACAGGTGGTACTAGTTTACATGGAATGAAACATCCAAACTGGAATTATGGAGATTTATCAGAATCAGAAGTAATTGTTAACAAGTTAATTGAACACGGTGTACCGGAAGATGCTATCATTTTCGAGAAAAACTCTCTCCATTCTATCGCAAATGTAATTGAAGCTAAGAAGATCTTTGATTTTACAACAATTAATAGTTTACTATTTGTATGTAAAAGCTTAGGAGCAGGCCGGCAATATAGAGTATTAAAAAAACATTTACCAAAACATATAACTTGTATTCCATATACATTTGATACAAGTTTTGATGGTGATTTTATAATTAATAGATATAATTGGATGGAAAATGAGAAAAGTCGCTCTATGATTTTCGGCGAATACTTGAGAAATGTTTGCTACGGCCGAAAAGGTGGAATTGAACCTCCTGAGAAAGAGATTGAAGGATTAGAAAAATACGTAGTATATTACCAACATCTTGCATAA
- a CDS encoding DUF3916 domain-containing protein: MKRRTQTLIKRIEDSTKAFPSTFYNDEYWHMPLPGSQAFIDSSTTPRKVKRLCIQTLLNQANQLMTMKPNDTNTYRVVVMIKIASLWNSQIIIFKNDDYFQNFFNRDNEFQKWIPLSNASDFGHEWKISISNSVQTLHFQEIIKDEDGFYDEGELLFIGELS; this comes from the coding sequence ATGAAACGAAGAACACAAACTCTTATAAAAAGAATTGAAGACTCTACTAAAGCATTTCCGTCTACTTTCTATAACGATGAATACTGGCATATGCCTTTACCAGGCTCTCAAGCTTTTATCGATTCTAGTACAACACCTAGGAAAGTAAAGCGATTGTGCATTCAAACCCTGTTAAATCAAGCGAATCAATTAATGACAATGAAACCGAACGATACAAATACATATCGAGTCGTTGTTATGATCAAAATAGCAAGCTTATGGAACTCACAAATCATCATATTTAAAAACGATGACTACTTTCAAAATTTTTTCAATAGAGATAACGAATTTCAAAAATGGATTCCCCTCTCCAATGCTTCCGACTTCGGGCATGAATGGAAAATATCAATTTCTAACAGTGTCCAAACATTGCATTTCCAAGAGATAATCAAGGATGAAGATGGATTTTATGATGAAGGAGAACTTTTGTTTATAGGAGAGTTATCATAA
- a CDS encoding LysR family transcriptional regulator, whose protein sequence is MDIKDLTVFYEVATVGNISHAAKNLNYVQSGVTMRIKQLEIELGVPLFYRNGKGVTLTSNGEILLTYAKQIIHLIDQSIQAVQSNGTEPKGTLKIGCTESTTAVRLPPILTTYYEKYPEVELILKTNTTDQLTQLVLERKLDGALIAGNIQHTELHTLLFREEELVLISKTPLSSFKTIGELNLLAFSQGCYYRKLLENWLQEEGISPKRILEFGTIEAILACVKSGMGTAIMLKSIIPDYEHGLSLNTLPNHFRKVPTTFIIRKDIFHSAALQKFMEMISNA, encoded by the coding sequence ATGGACATAAAAGATTTAACGGTTTTTTACGAAGTTGCGACAGTAGGAAATATATCTCATGCTGCTAAAAACTTAAACTATGTACAATCAGGTGTAACGATGCGTATAAAACAACTAGAAATTGAGTTAGGTGTGCCTTTATTTTATCGAAATGGAAAAGGCGTTACTTTAACTTCTAACGGAGAAATTTTATTAACATATGCAAAACAAATCATCCATCTAATCGATCAATCCATTCAAGCTGTCCAAAGTAACGGAACCGAGCCAAAAGGCACGTTAAAAATCGGGTGTACAGAATCGACAACAGCCGTTCGTCTCCCGCCTATATTAACGACCTATTATGAAAAGTATCCAGAAGTTGAATTGATTCTAAAAACAAATACGACAGACCAATTAACTCAGCTCGTTTTAGAGCGAAAACTAGACGGGGCTCTTATCGCTGGAAATATTCAGCATACTGAACTTCATACACTTTTATTTCGAGAAGAAGAACTCGTTCTCATTAGTAAGACTCCTCTATCTTCCTTTAAAACAATAGGAGAACTGAATTTACTCGCTTTTAGTCAAGGATGTTATTACAGAAAACTATTAGAAAACTGGCTTCAAGAAGAAGGGATTTCACCTAAAAGAATACTAGAGTTCGGAACAATTGAAGCAATACTTGCATGTGTAAAATCAGGTATGGGTACGGCTATTATGCTGAAATCTATTATTCCAGATTACGAACATGGTTTATCTTTAAATACATTACCAAATCACTTTAGAAAGGTTCCTACTACCTTTATTATTCGAAAAGATATTTTCCACTCAGCTGCCTTGCAAAAATTTATGGAGATGATCAGCAATGCGTGA
- a CDS encoding MFS transporter, producing the protein MLTLATVAQASATLITYGVGVLALFWKEKYALSNMQVGLLISAVNIGPLFCMLFAGRLLDRYNERILIGASAVLLGGALLLAHTARGFIGLLFVLLLIETFYSVSQPGGSKVILKWFPKEMRGLAMGIRQAGIPIGGAFAGVIIPLLTIKFSLAYTINVIATICIIGGLLFFIFYKESYVREHTSQENVSISFWMQLKKVICKKELYPIFITGICMISLQMILVGHFIKFLVIEKSITPIVAGKVFSVMLVAGMIGRIILATISDTYYKGNRRTPLFICACISFCLIFVVVMSINTMTLEALFVMSGLLGFFAIGWFSLFMVEVAESASEELVGLTVSFALTLNQIAIIFAPALFGYIVDGKGYTYAWMGIAALLSVSVVSLCKSKRILKM; encoded by the coding sequence ATGTTAACTTTGGCAACGGTAGCACAGGCAAGTGCAACACTTATAACATATGGAGTAGGGGTACTTGCGTTATTTTGGAAAGAGAAATATGCACTTTCGAATATGCAGGTTGGGTTGTTAATAAGTGCTGTAAATATTGGTCCGTTGTTTTGTATGCTTTTTGCCGGAAGGTTACTTGATCGGTATAATGAAAGAATATTAATTGGAGCGAGTGCTGTATTACTTGGTGGGGCACTGTTACTTGCTCATACGGCAAGGGGCTTTATTGGGTTATTATTTGTTCTTCTTTTAATAGAGACCTTTTATAGTGTATCTCAGCCAGGGGGAAGTAAAGTAATCTTGAAATGGTTTCCGAAAGAAATGCGCGGATTAGCTATGGGAATACGGCAAGCTGGTATACCTATTGGCGGAGCGTTTGCAGGAGTAATAATCCCTTTGCTTACAATTAAATTTAGTTTAGCTTATACGATAAATGTAATTGCAACTATATGTATAATAGGCGGGTTATTGTTTTTCATATTTTATAAGGAATCGTACGTACGAGAACACACGAGCCAAGAAAATGTAAGTATTTCTTTTTGGATGCAGTTAAAAAAGGTAATATGTAAAAAAGAGCTGTATCCAATTTTTATTACAGGTATTTGCATGATTTCTTTACAAATGATATTAGTCGGACATTTTATAAAATTTTTAGTCATTGAAAAATCGATAACACCTATTGTAGCAGGGAAAGTATTTTCAGTTATGCTAGTTGCAGGAATGATAGGCCGAATTATATTAGCTACAATAAGTGATACATATTACAAAGGGAATCGTCGTACACCGTTGTTTATATGTGCATGTATATCTTTTTGCTTAATTTTCGTTGTTGTAATGAGTATAAACACAATGACACTTGAGGCATTGTTTGTGATGAGCGGACTGCTAGGATTCTTTGCGATCGGTTGGTTTAGTCTTTTTATGGTTGAAGTTGCTGAGTCTGCAAGTGAGGAATTGGTAGGTCTAACAGTGAGTTTTGCGCTTACACTTAATCAAATTGCTATTATCTTTGCACCTGCTTTGTTTGGTTATATAGTAGATGGAAAAGGCTACACATATGCATGGATGGGGATAGCTGCATTACTAAGCGTTTCAGTAGTGAGTTTATGTAAAAGTAAACGAATATTAAAAATGTAA
- a CDS encoding serine hydrolase domain-containing protein, with amino-acid sequence MFKKWLIAFFVFAIFCGSVAALIHANKEKKYSLKAFSNFEDKVGNVQPKVDANQQKRYDIAATKLDQYLKDKGFNGTVLVTDKNNVVLRKGYGYANVKDKVLTTPRTKYRIGSITKTVVAISILQLREKGKLNIEDNVNKYIPSFPADKNITLRNLLTHTSGLPDQGQGSVDAASRLKLVTWIGAQKLQFPAGTGWKYTDYNYMVLAYIVEKISNKPLAEYVKENIFTPVEMNESGMGATLPEDIFLAEGYTKKDNELIATPRLKMNWLYGCGEMYTTVEDMKRLDEAIMDGKLISKQSLSDMFTVSPARKYGFSFYIYPDYYHNHGVLAGWNTFNNFNWDKRTFVILFSNVQNGMNDTFNQEFRKLANDLIEGK; translated from the coding sequence ATGTTTAAGAAATGGTTAATCGCTTTCTTTGTTTTTGCTATTTTTTGTGGGAGTGTCGCTGCACTCATACATGCAAATAAAGAAAAGAAATACAGTTTGAAGGCATTTTCAAATTTTGAGGATAAAGTTGGAAATGTTCAACCGAAAGTTGATGCGAATCAGCAAAAACGTTATGATATTGCAGCAACGAAACTCGATCAATATTTAAAAGATAAAGGATTTAACGGGACGGTTCTCGTAACGGATAAAAATAATGTGGTTTTACGAAAAGGCTACGGGTATGCGAATGTAAAAGATAAAGTTTTAACAACGCCAAGAACAAAATATCGCATCGGTTCCATAACGAAAACAGTAGTTGCAATATCTATATTACAGCTAAGAGAAAAAGGGAAATTGAATATTGAAGACAATGTAAATAAGTATATTCCATCGTTTCCAGCAGATAAAAACATTACGTTACGAAATTTGTTAACACATACGTCCGGGTTACCAGATCAGGGACAAGGTAGTGTTGATGCGGCGTCACGTTTAAAGTTAGTAACGTGGATTGGAGCGCAAAAGTTGCAATTTCCTGCAGGGACAGGATGGAAATATACAGATTATAATTATATGGTACTTGCGTATATTGTAGAAAAGATATCGAATAAACCGCTTGCTGAATATGTGAAAGAAAACATTTTTACTCCTGTTGAAATGAATGAATCTGGTATGGGTGCAACTCTCCCTGAAGATATTTTCTTAGCAGAAGGTTACACGAAAAAAGATAATGAGTTAATAGCTACACCCCGCTTAAAAATGAACTGGCTGTATGGTTGTGGTGAAATGTATACGACCGTTGAAGATATGAAAAGATTAGATGAGGCTATTATGGATGGAAAGCTGATTTCTAAACAAAGCTTATCAGATATGTTTACAGTATCACCTGCGAGAAAATATGGATTTAGCTTCTATATTTACCCAGATTATTATCATAACCACGGTGTATTAGCTGGCTGGAACACTTTTAATAATTTTAACTGGGATAAAAGAACGTTTGTAATATTATTCTCTAACGTACAAAATGGTATGAATGATACATTTAATCAAGAGTTTAGGAAATTAGCGAATGATTTAATAGAAGGAAAATAA
- a CDS encoding agmatine deiminase family protein encodes MKKIVKFCLIATLSTTIISGCSFEGNNENAKGKEKEDKKVEVQKNAGKYTMPDEKDKHEGTWLQWPHEYTYGQEYKQEVEPIWIKMASALTEGEKVHIVAYDEEKKERINKLLIDKGLNMDKVDFFIAPTDDVWARDSGPIFVYDNNKNLKILDPAFNGWGKKTPYKNDARIRENVSKQLGIERIDWGKFVLEGGAIELDSNGTALLTRSAVTNKNRNPDLSEAEIEKYISDLGVTNFIWLDGVPNLDITDFHIDGFAKFHDKSTIVTMAEDDLAEWGLSNKDMDKLLDAKNASGQKYKYEYLPLSKDKVTLEGGKTLDYKGSYINYYVGNTVVLVPNYNDPNDKIANDTIQKLYPDRKVVGIDVRELYKNGGMIHCVTQQQPIQLK; translated from the coding sequence ATGAAAAAAATAGTAAAGTTTTGTTTAATAGCTACATTATCTACAACGATTATTAGTGGATGTTCTTTTGAAGGGAATAATGAAAATGCCAAAGGGAAAGAGAAAGAGGATAAAAAAGTAGAGGTACAGAAAAACGCTGGAAAATATACGATGCCGGATGAAAAAGATAAACATGAAGGTACATGGCTACAATGGCCTCATGAATACACATATGGTCAAGAGTATAAACAAGAAGTTGAACCTATTTGGATTAAGATGGCAAGTGCTTTAACTGAGGGTGAAAAAGTCCACATTGTTGCATATGATGAGGAAAAGAAAGAGCGAATCAATAAGCTTTTAATAGATAAGGGGCTGAATATGGATAAAGTTGATTTCTTTATCGCTCCTACTGATGATGTGTGGGCAAGAGATAGTGGACCGATTTTTGTTTATGACAATAATAAAAATCTAAAAATATTAGATCCAGCATTTAATGGTTGGGGAAAGAAAACTCCATATAAAAATGATGCCCGTATACGTGAGAATGTTAGTAAACAATTAGGGATTGAAAGAATTGATTGGGGGAAATTTGTCCTTGAAGGTGGCGCAATTGAATTAGACAGCAATGGGACTGCTTTATTAACTCGAAGCGCAGTAACGAATAAAAATAGAAATCCTGATTTATCAGAAGCGGAAATTGAAAAATATATAAGTGACCTTGGGGTGACAAACTTTATTTGGTTAGATGGAGTGCCTAATTTAGATATTACTGATTTTCATATTGATGGATTTGCTAAATTCCATGATAAATCTACAATCGTAACGATGGCAGAAGATGACTTGGCTGAATGGGGCTTGTCAAACAAAGATATGGATAAATTGTTAGATGCAAAAAATGCTTCAGGACAGAAATATAAGTACGAATACTTACCGCTTAGTAAAGATAAAGTTACTTTAGAAGGTGGAAAAACTCTAGATTATAAGGGGTCGTATATCAATTATTATGTTGGGAATACAGTTGTATTGGTTCCTAACTATAATGATCCAAATGACAAAATCGCAAACGATACGATTCAGAAATTATACCCGGATCGTAAAGTAGTGGGAATTGATGTGAGAGAGCTTTATAAAAATGGCGGAATGATCCATTGTGTGACACAGCAACAACCGATTCAATTGAAGTAA
- the psiE gene encoding phosphate-starvation-inducible protein PsiE, whose product MVKNFKKVFSFFPIVLQYIINVALICLGIVLSVFLMKEVIQFIQELKLNSEESSYHLIDSIVVFFLYFEFIVMIIKYFQMNFHFPLRYFIYIGITAIVRLIIIDHDSPMDSLIYACAILVLISALFIANSKIMRRDLEE is encoded by the coding sequence GTGGTAAAGAATTTTAAAAAAGTATTTTCGTTTTTCCCTATCGTTCTACAGTACATTATAAATGTAGCTTTGATCTGTTTGGGAATTGTTTTAAGTGTGTTTCTTATGAAAGAAGTCATTCAATTTATACAAGAACTTAAATTAAATAGTGAGGAATCTAGTTATCATTTAATTGATAGCATTGTCGTATTCTTTTTATATTTTGAATTCATCGTAATGATTATAAAGTATTTTCAAATGAACTTTCATTTTCCATTACGATATTTTATATATATAGGTATTACGGCTATTGTTCGTCTAATTATTATAGACCATGATAGTCCAATGGATTCATTGATATATGCTTGCGCGATTCTTGTATTAATTAGTGCTTTATTCATTGCAAATTCTAAAATAATGCGTCGTGATTTAGAAGAGTGA
- a CDS encoding bestrophin family protein: MVHYNNQNNLHQIFTLKGTVIRDIFPQILLYICISTIVTVINYYYVEIKINQTPWVIVGGALGLLLVFRTNTAYDRYWEGRKLFGTVGACTRNLAVSFLCYWESEGKKTDQEKLKFLHLLIAFPKIAKGHLRDEKDLSEIKALFDICSEKEKEMLAESIHLPISIVFMLKTILSKGLKTGQIHPNAIINMEADLNTMLTAVGGCDRIKTTPIPFAYFAHIKILLLIFCGTLSIGLVDSLGWFTVLATTFISFAFIGIEAIGVEIEDPFGQDPNDLPLEGICIGVETHLVNLYNQNALLEVMDLNLDKKII, from the coding sequence ATGGTTCATTACAATAATCAAAATAATTTACATCAAATATTTACATTAAAGGGAACAGTTATAAGAGATATTTTCCCGCAAATTTTATTATATATATGTATTTCAACGATAGTAACTGTGATTAATTATTATTATGTAGAAATAAAAATTAATCAAACTCCTTGGGTAATTGTTGGAGGAGCTTTAGGTCTACTGTTAGTTTTTCGTACTAACACTGCCTATGATAGGTATTGGGAAGGTAGAAAGTTATTTGGCACAGTTGGTGCTTGTACTAGAAATTTGGCAGTTAGTTTTTTATGTTATTGGGAGTCTGAAGGGAAAAAGACGGATCAGGAAAAATTAAAATTTTTACATTTGTTAATTGCTTTTCCAAAGATAGCGAAAGGACATTTGAGAGACGAAAAAGATTTATCCGAAATAAAAGCATTGTTTGATATTTGTTCTGAGAAGGAAAAAGAAATGTTGGCTGAGTCTATTCATTTACCGATTAGTATAGTTTTTATGTTAAAAACTATACTATCAAAAGGTTTGAAAACGGGTCAAATTCACCCAAATGCAATAATTAATATGGAAGCTGATTTGAATACTATGCTTACGGCTGTGGGTGGATGTGATCGGATCAAAACAACGCCTATTCCTTTTGCATATTTTGCTCACATTAAAATTTTACTGCTCATATTTTGTGGGACTTTATCGATTGGTCTTGTTGATAGTCTTGGATGGTTTACAGTACTTGCAACTACGTTTATAAGTTTTGCATTTATAGGGATTGAAGCAATAGGAGTTGAAATTGAGGATCCATTTGGTCAAGATCCAAACGATCTGCCGCTAGAAGGGATTTGCATTGGTGTAGAAACGCATTTAGTGAATTTATATAATCAAAACGCTCTATTAGAAGTAATGGATTTGAATCTTGATAAAAAAATCATCTAA
- a CDS encoding agmatine deiminase family protein, producing the protein MEQKHSGIIFTAIPDESNEYYRPFYEDIIYFNEYLNENKAVTDQLISLSVEEQDFHTNFFEYDDIWLRDVAPVVTNHLVKFKYQPNYLPKDQGRYLDQQFNKWLKKNDFEYVTSPLILDGGNLIWNKKDTVILTERIFDDNYDWTEEEIIEQLEWDLDVSRVIIIPAEEGDVLAHADGMVKFIDEHTMFISDFLGDHEFRYKVQEIIQGQMPEAEFIVVPSSYTEKGQYDEEIASAKGLYINMLETRDTLYVPKFGLAKDEEVLRYIQQHTEKQVIQSHVGEISTMGGAMNCLTWYCPSHLLPSKMKRLNDQNEGSSIRKIFDWF; encoded by the coding sequence ATGGAACAAAAACATAGTGGCATTATTTTTACTGCAATACCAGATGAATCGAATGAATATTATCGACCATTTTATGAAGACATTATTTATTTTAATGAATACTTAAATGAAAATAAAGCAGTTACCGATCAACTTATATCTTTATCTGTTGAAGAGCAAGACTTTCATACAAACTTTTTTGAGTATGATGATATTTGGCTAAGAGATGTTGCACCAGTTGTAACAAATCATCTAGTTAAATTCAAATATCAACCGAATTATTTACCGAAAGATCAAGGACGATATTTAGATCAACAATTTAATAAATGGTTGAAAAAGAACGATTTTGAATATGTGACATCTCCATTGATATTAGACGGTGGAAATCTTATTTGGAATAAAAAAGATACCGTTATATTAACGGAACGCATATTTGATGATAATTATGATTGGACGGAAGAAGAAATTATAGAGCAACTGGAATGGGATTTAGATGTGAGTCGGGTTATTATTATTCCTGCTGAAGAGGGAGATGTACTTGCACACGCAGACGGGATGGTTAAATTTATTGATGAACATACAATGTTTATTAGTGATTTTTTAGGGGATCATGAATTTAGATATAAGGTTCAAGAGATTATTCAAGGGCAAATGCCAGAGGCTGAATTTATAGTTGTTCCTTCGTCATATACAGAGAAGGGTCAATACGATGAAGAGATAGCGTCAGCAAAAGGTTTATATATAAATATGTTAGAAACACGTGATACGCTTTACGTTCCTAAGTTTGGATTAGCTAAAGATGAGGAAGTTTTAAGATATATTCAACAGCATACTGAGAAACAAGTTATTCAAAGTCATGTAGGAGAAATATCGACAATGGGAGGCGCGATGAATTGTTTAACGTGGTATTGTCCTAGTCATTTGTTACCTTCAAAAATGAAAAGGCTGAACGATCAGAATGAAGGTTCTTCAATCAGAAAAATATTTGATTGGTTTTAA
- a CDS encoding MerR family transcriptional regulator encodes MYTITEFSRICKMSTRMLRHYDKEEILKPAYVNPVNGYRYYEQGQLEIALKIKKLREYKFPLPKIKIILQSSDQDSFIKHMQSQIIELSHEVKQNLQVISEMNEMVNMNYALNTACHRNYDIFIGMRNEITVIAQRLQINIDDMDDYFYDLYEKVQKHNLQMVGSPSTVFYDEEYIPNESDVELRIPVMHGNNKDVVQEYEIKKLNPHQIVTTMHYGSYDYIGYAYIALEKWIERNGYVIDGSPYEVYIKGPECDCLVEEYVTQICFLVMKID; translated from the coding sequence ATGTATACAATTACTGAGTTTTCGCGGATTTGTAAAATGAGTACACGGATGCTAAGGCATTATGATAAAGAGGAAATATTGAAACCAGCATATGTGAATCCGGTAAATGGATATAGATATTATGAGCAAGGGCAGCTTGAAATAGCGCTGAAAATTAAAAAGCTAAGGGAGTATAAGTTTCCTTTACCGAAAATCAAAATAATTCTTCAATCATCAGATCAAGATTCATTTATTAAACATATGCAATCACAAATTATAGAATTGTCTCATGAGGTGAAACAAAATTTACAGGTTATTTCAGAAATGAATGAAATGGTAAATATGAATTATGCTTTAAATACTGCTTGTCATAGAAATTACGATATATTTATTGGAATGAGAAATGAAATAACAGTAATTGCTCAAAGACTGCAAATAAATATAGATGATATGGATGATTATTTTTATGACTTATATGAAAAAGTACAAAAGCATAACTTACAAATGGTCGGTTCGCCCTCTACGGTCTTTTATGATGAAGAGTATATTCCAAATGAAAGTGATGTTGAATTAAGGATTCCGGTCATGCATGGGAACAATAAAGATGTAGTACAAGAATATGAAATAAAAAAATTAAATCCACATCAAATCGTTACTACTATGCATTATGGAAGTTATGACTATATAGGCTACGCTTATATTGCGTTAGAAAAATGGATTGAAAGAAATGGTTATGTAATAGATGGTTCACCATATGAGGTCTACATAAAGGGACCTGAATGTGATTGTTTAGTAGAGGAGTATGTGACACAAATTTGTTTTTTAGTTATGAAAATAGACTGA